In the Desulfitobacterium hafniense DCB-2 genome, AAGAATGGCGGACCACCAGGCGGACATGGAAATCAATTCAATGATGCCGGTGTAAGTCAGGATTCCGTCGATGAGTCCACGTAGGGATACCCAGATAAAGGAAAAGGCGAACAGGCCCAGAGGAACAAAATAGGCTTTCCTTTTGAACAGTATATAGCCAAAGCCGCCGATGGCAGGCATGATCAGCCCATTGTAAAACATAAGCATGCCATTGGAGATGACCATTCCCAGCAGCGTTCCGGCTAACATAATGCAGAGCAGAAAGACGATTATTTGTTTTTTGATTTTGCCTAACACCACAATGTCATCCATTGCAGTAGTTGCTTCTATCTCCGCCCCTGTTTTTTCTCCCCAACTATGGTTACAGTGTTCACAGCCTGCAAGGTGCTCCTGCACCAGCAGGCGGCTGTCTTCGCTGGCGACGCCATCCTTGACCAGAGGCATTAAGTCCAGGCAGACAGAGCAGGAAATCTTACTCATAGCTATATCCCTCCTTGAGCAGGATCGTTCTGATTTTATGCTTGGTGCGAAAATCAAGGACTCTTGCCGAGCTTTCGGAAATCTGATGCTTCCGGGCTATCTCATAAAAGGAGTAGCCTTCAATCCGCATCAAAACGATGTCTCTGTTTTTGTCAGGCTCCCGGTTCAGCAAATCATGAATCCTGTCCAGCAGCTCCTGGGTGAGGAGTGTTGATTCCAGACCGGCCGGATCGGAAAAATAGACTTCCAGCAAATCTTCCGGGGTAAGCTCTTTTTTGCTTTTTCTTAAATGCCCATACCATGTATAGCGGGCTATAGAGAACAGCCAGGTTTTAAGATCGGAATTCCCCTTAAACCCGGGCAGGGATTTGATGGCGCTGATAAAAACCTCCGAGGTCAAATCCTCTGAAAGGGTTTTGCTATGGGTAAGGCTTAACAAATAAGCATAGACGGCATCTTTATGCTGTTCGTAGACCTTTTGCATGACTGAATCAGCCATAGATTTCCCCCTCTCATAAGCTTAGTGTCAAATGAACAGGGTTTTGTTACAATGTCCTTTAAAATTATATAGAAGCTCCATGAGAAAGCAAAGAAGTTTCAGTCAGCAATAATCTGTTGCCTCACGGAATTGAGGGGACCGGCGGAAAAAGCGGTAAAGGGTTTGGCAGGGTATCCTTCGGTATGGTATAGTAAAGTCGGAAAGTGAGGGGTTTTTTTATATGTCAAAAATCCTTATATTAGATGGGAACAGTTTGGCCAACCGGACCTTTTATGCTTTACCGATGATGACGACCGCCGATGGCAAGCCTACCAATGTTCTCCATGGCTTTATGACCATGCTCTTGCGATTGCTGCTTGAACAAAAACCGGATTATTGGGTGGTGGCTTTTGATAAGACCAAGGCTACGGTAAGAATAGAGCAATATGCAGATTACAAAGCCCAGCGCAAAGAGACTCCCGATGCGCTGAAACCCCAGTTTGATTTCCTCAAAGAACTGTTGACTGCTTTTGCCATGCCTATTCTGGAATGTCCGGGCTATGAAGCCGACGACATTATTGCCACGGTTACGTCCCTGGCCGAGCAACGGGAATGGGAGACCCAGATTTATACCGGGGACAGGGATGCCCTGCAGCTGATTTCTCCCCGCACTACGGTCTATCTGACCCGTAAAGGAATCACTGAGGTGGATGCTTATGACGAAGGAGCTCTCTACGAAAAGTATCAGCTCCGGCCTGCCCAGATCATCGATCTTAAAGGACTGATGGGAGATGCCTCCGATAATATTCCCGGTGTACCCGGAGTAGGGGAAAAAACAGCCCTGAAGCTCTTGTGGGAATACGGCAGTGTGGAGAATGTCCTTGATAATATCGACAAAATTTCCGGCAAGAAGCTCCAGGAGAATTTGCGCAATAACACGGATAAGGCCCTCTTAAGCAAGAAGCTGGCCACCATGCTTTATGACATACCTCTGGAGATTGATCTGGATCGATTAGTTTATCGCCGCCCGGATGAGAAGACCTTTACCGCGGCCTTGGATAAGTATGTCCTCAAAAGTGTGGCCCGGATCTGGCATGAACATCATGGGGCAGGAGAAGAGGGCAAGGATACCCCTCGGGAAGAAGTCCTCAAGCCCTGGCCCCTTCGTGAACTGACTGGCGAAGAGTGGTTGGCGCGGTTCCCCCAATGGCAGGCTGATCAAGGAACCCTTGTTTTAACTTGCGCTAATACCGGAGGGAATCCCCATTGGGCGAGGATCACCGCTTGGGGAATAGCTGTCGGTGGGGAGTCCTTTATCCTGAATTGGACCGACGCAGCTCCGGAGGTGCGGCTGGCTTTCAGCCAATTGCTGGAAGATTCTGAGGTGCCTAAGCAGGTTGCCGACAGCAAAGTGCTGTACAGCCTGCTCCTCAATGAAGAGATCATTCTGCGGGGAGTCAGCTTGGATATCGGACTGGCGGCTTATTTGATTAACCCCACCCGCAACAAATTTGAGCCCCTGGAGCTGGTTAAGGAATACATCCCCGGTGCAGGGGAATTCGCAAATTTGGCTGAAGAGGCTTCTGCTCTGGCTCAGGTGGCAGATTCCTATAAGGAAACCCTTGAAGAGCTTGGTCTGAGTGCTCTTCTCCATGAAATGGAGGAACCCTTAAGCCCTATCCTGGCAGAGATGGAGAAGCAGGGAATTGCGGTAGATGTTCAAAGGCTGCAGGAATTTGGCCGGGAGCTGACCGTGGAACTTCAGCGTTTAGAGCAGGAGATCTACGCCGACGCGGGGGAAACCTTCAATATTAACTCTCCTCAGCAATTGGGTCATATCCTCTTTGAAAAGCTGGGGCTTCCCCCCATGAAAAAAACCAAGACCGGTTATTCCACGGATGCCGATACTTTGGAAGAGTTGAGGGATCAGCATTCCATCGTAGAGCGGGTGCTGGACTATCGCCAGTTAAGCAAACTCATGTCTACGTATGTCAACGGCCTGCTGGCTCAGATTCATGAGGGAAGAGTCCATACAACCTTCCAGCAGACGGTAACCGCCACCGGTCGTCTCTCCAGTACCGAGCCTAATCTGCAGAATATCCCCATCCGTCTTGAACTGGGGCGCTTACTGCGGAAAGTCTTTACCCCGACTCAGGAAGGCTGGGTGCTTTTATCAGCGGATTATTCCCAAATTGAGCTGCGGATTTTAGCCCATTATTCTCAGGATGAAGTGCTGTGTGAATCCTTCTCTCTGAATCAGGATGTGCATACCCGTACCGCTTCGGAAGTGTTTGGAATTCCTATGGCAGAAGTCACGAAGGATATGCGCCGCAAGGCTAAGGCGGTTAACTTCGGGTTGATCTATGGGTTGACGGATTTTGGTTTGGGCAGGGATTTGGGCGTACCCCGCAAGGAAGCCAAAACCTATATCGAGACATACTTCCATCGTTATGAAGGGGTCAAACGTTATCTGGAAGAGATTGTGGTCAAGGCTAAAGAAGAAGGACAGGTCCGCACATTGCTCAACCGCTTGCGCCGGATTCCCGAATTGCGTCATCCTAACCGGGTGCAGCGTCAATTCGGAGAGCGGATTGCCATGAATACCCCCATCCAAGGAACGGCGGCGGATATTATGAAGCTGGCTATGTTGGGAGTGGCTGAAGCGTTGAAACCTTATCGGGCCAACCTCCTTTTGCAGGTCCACGATGAATTGGTGATCGAAGTAGCTCCGGAGGACCTGGAAGAAGTGGCGAAAGTCGTCCGTGAAGAAATGGAAAGCGCTTTCCCCCTCTCCGTGCCCTTGATCGCAGATTGTAAGACCGGGCCGAATTGGTATGATATGGAGTCTTATTCCTTGGAGTAGTACCATCAGAAGAGCAGTGCTATTAGTAAAGCAGTACCATCAATTGTCGTACAGTCAATAGAGCATTCCATTAATTCTTATATATGAAGGTGTAATTATGCCGGAACTACCAGAAGTAGAAACCATACGCAGAAGCCTGAGTCAGCATATTCTTGAGCGAAGGATTGAGGAGATCTTAATTCGCTGGCCAGGTGCTGTGGAAGGATATGAGGAGAAAACCTTTGCCGATGCTGTCAGAGGGCTGAAGTTTCAAAGTATCGAAAGACGTGGGAAATATCTTTTGTTTACTTTAGAAGAAGGCTGGTCCTTCATCGCCCATATGCGCATGACAGGGCGCATGGTTTACCATGCTCAAAGCCAGGAACCGGAGAAGCATACCCATGTGGTGCTTAAGCTATCTTCCGGGGAGATTCACTTTACCGATACACGCAAATTCGGCCGGCTGCAGTTGGTGAGAACAGAAGAACGCCTCCAGCAACCCTCCTTAGCCCGCCTGGGTCCGGAACCTTTGGAGGAAGGTTTTTCCGCCGCAGAACTGGGACGGCGTCTGGCTCCCCGCAAACTGGCCATTAAAGCAGCTCTGTTGGATCAGACCCTTGTGGCGGGAATCGGCAATATCTATGCGGATGAAGCCTTATTCAGAGCGGGAATTGCCCCGGAGCGGTGCGCCAATTCCTTGACGAAAGAGGAGATTGAGAAGCTTTACCCTGCCATCTGTCAGGTTCTTGAGGAGGGTATCGCCGCCAATGGCACTTCTTTCCGGGATTACCAGGATGCCAATGGGGAAAGAGGGGACTTTCAGAAGGAATTGAAGGTCTATGGACGTGGGGGAGAACCCTGCAAAGAGTGCGGCCATACTCTGGTGAGAATTCGTCTGGCCGGCAGGTCTACGGTGTTTTGCCCTTGCTGTCAGGTGTAAGATTGAATTCCGCTGCTCTGAGAAGGATTTGAAAGCGGGGTCTCCAGGATTTTGATTTACACCGGTCGCTCCATAAGCTGCGCGGACAAAACTAACGCGAAAAGCCCGCTGCTCCGAAAGGTTCCCCGCTAAATCGGCTCCTGCCTCATAGCGGGTTGGAAACGTCCTGTTTCCAACCTTTCTCCGCAGAGTGCTTTTCGCGAAGTTTTGTTTCCGCTCGCTTAAAGTCGCTTCCCTTGTGTAAATCAAAATCCTTGGGCTGCTTTTCAGGTCTGAGTAAGCAGGGCGTTGTGGGAGCTGTGAGGCAAGCAATCTTATCCAAGCAGCTTTTTCCGTCTTTACCGACGCCGCTTGAGGCGGCAAAGTCGGTGACCTCAGAAGGGCTTTGAAGAAGGGCTGGGCTGGCCTCAGAAATACTCACAACGCCTCACAAAGAGCATCAGGTCCTCGGGGCTCCAGAGAAGAACTTGAAGATACCCGTAAGCAGTAGCTTTACGTACAAAAGCGGACGGATTTAGCGAGGGGCGGTCAGGTCAACGAGGCTTTCTTAACGTAGCGGAGCCACGGTTCACATCAGGTATTACCCGGAGGTTTGGCAGAGCTGTTAAGAAAGCGAGTGGACCAGCCCTGGAGCTATGGAGTACGCGTTGTGCGTAAAGCTACGCGACCCGAAGGTTCATCATGCATAACGCTAAACGACCCAAGCAAACGACTTAGAGTTGTTACAAAGGAGTTATTATGATATGAGTATTCTTTACTGTCGGAGCTGCGGCGTGGACGTTTCCGGAGAAGCCCTTTTCCGACAAGTAACTTTTGCTGTGGAGAAAGGGGAGAAGGTGGGACTGGTAGGTCCCAATGGGGCGGGGAAGACGACCTTGCTGCGGGCCTGCTTAGGGGAGCACCCTCTGGAAAGCGGCGAGGTATTTCTTACCGGCACCTGGGGATACCTTCCCCAGAATCCTTTAGTCGAAGATCAGGGAACCGTCTGGGAGAGCATGCTGGCGGAACGGGCCGATCTCATCGAAATGAAAGAGCAGCTTCATGTTCTTGAAGAACGGATGGCTCATACCGCGGACGAGAAGGTTTTTGCTCAATACAGTGCTCTCACGGAGCGCTTTGAGACCATGGGCGGGTATGCCCTGGAAGCCCAGGTACGCAAGATCCTCTCCGGTCTTGGACTCACTAAAGAAACTGAGCACCCTATTCAACATTTGAGCGGGGGTCAAAAAACCAGGCTGGCTTTGAGCAAACTCCTGCTCCGTTCTCCGGAATTTTTGATTCTGGATGAGCCGACCAACCACTTGGATATGGATGCCTTAGAGTGGCTGGAGGGGTTTTTGAAAGGCTATGACGGCGCGATTTTAGTGGTTTCCCATGATCGCTACTTCCTTGATCATGTGGTTCAGAAAGTCCTGCATCTGGAAAAAGGGGGACTGAAGAGCTATCCGGGAAATTATTCCGAGTATGAATTACAACGGGCGGTGGAAGAAACCACCTTGGTCAGGGAAGCGGAGCGGGTAAGCAAAAAAATTGCCCGTCTGGAGGAATATATCCGGCGTTATAAAGCCGGTATCAAATCCAAGCAAGCCCGGGGCCGGGAATCCCAGCTCCAGAAGATTAAGCCTGTTGAGGTGAATAAAACCCCCAAGTCTTTGCATATTTCCCTGGCCACAGGACGGCGCAGCGGGGATCGAACCCTTATGCTGGAAGATGTCTCTGTAGAGTTTCCCGGGCGCCGGTTGTTCCATGGAGTTGATGTGGAATTGCGCCGGGGGGACCGGGTGGCCCTGCTCGGAGAAAATGGAATCGGCAAAACCAGTCTGCTCAAAGCCATCAAAGGTTCGCTGCCCTATCAAGGGGAGATTCGCCTGGGGGCCAATGTCAAGCTGGGGTATTATTCCCAGGAACATGAGGAATTGCACGGCAAGGGCAGCATCATGGATGAAATCCGGGGCGACACAGATTTGCTTGATCCGGAAATTCGCAGCCTGCTGGCCCGTTTCGGGTTTGTGGGTGAGGAGGTCTTTAAGCCGGTTTCCGTATTAAGCGGGGGAGAAAAAAGCCGGCTGGCCCTGGCTAAGCTCTTCCTCTCTCAGGGAAATCTGCTCCTCCTGGACGAACCCACCAATCACTTGGATACCCGTATGCGGGATGTCTTGGAGGAAGCACTTCAGGATTATGATGGAACCCTTTTGGTTGTCTCCCATGATCGGTATTTCCTGGATCGGGTCGTGAACAAAATCGCCCGTTTGACTCCTGAGGGGCTTAAAATCTACGAGGGGGATTACAGCATGTATAAGGCGCAAGTCCAGGAAGAAGAAGCCGCTTCCACGGGCGGGAGCGCCTCCTCCGGTACAGCTGTCGGAACCCGCCCTCATGAACAATCCAAGGAGACGGAACGGGAAGCAAGACGGCGCCAGAGAAAGGCCCAGCAATTAGAGGCACAGATAGCTGAACTGGAGGAAGAAATCCAGTCCTTAGAAGAGCAGATGGCTGCAGTGACTTCCAATTATGAAAAAGCTCTGGAGCTCCATAAACTCTTTGAGGAAAAAAAGGTTTTACTGGATAGTACAATGATGGAGTGGTTAGAAATAACAGAAGAATAAGGGCACCATAAGAAGGGTTTACCCATATATTATCCTGCAAAGTAAAGGTACTTACAGGAGGATGATTATGGGAGCTGCAATACTCTTCGCTATAGCCTTAAGTTTTGACGGATTTGGCGTAGGGGTATCTTATGGAATACGGAGAATCCGCATACCCCTTCTTTCGATGTTGATCATAACTCTTTGTACAGTAGTAGCCATGGGAACAGCACTGTTCTTTGGCGATGTCCTCATAGGGGTTATTACAGTTGTCTCGCCTAATCTTATCGCAGCGGGAATTTTACTCACCTTAGGGGGCTATCAGCTGATCAAGGCTATTCCCCACTTGTTTAAAAAAGAGACGCCAAAGGCTGAGCCTGCCAGCACAATAGCTGTTCGGGAGCCGGTCCTTAAGCTGGAATTCAAAATCCTGGGCGTTGTGGTGCAGGTTCTCAAAACTCCGGAACAGGCCGATCTTGATGGCTCCGGTGTGATCAGTGCCAAGGAAAGTGTGCTGCTGGGCACGGCCTTATCCCTGGATGCCTTTGCTTCCGGTCTGGTATTGGGTCTTGCTGTGGGAATCTTTAACTCTTTGTCGGTTATTGCCTGGGTGGCCTTGATGCAAATTTTTATGATCAAATGTGGTCAGGCTTTAGCAGGCAGACTTCCCGAAGAGTATTTAGGGAAATTGGGCCTTTTGCCGGGAACCATGCTTATTCTCATCGCTTTGGGAAAGCTGATTTGATTACAATAATGAATTCGAGGTGTCATACTATGTGGGTTATCGGATTAACCGGGGGGATCGGGAGCGGAAAATCCACAGTCTCCCGGTGGCTCTCCCAACAAGGTGTTCCGATTATTGATGCGGATCGTACGGTTCATGGGCTTTATCATGAACCGGAGACGATGGCAGCCATTACGGCTGCCTTTGGTCAGGATATCCTGACGGATACAGAAGAAATCGATCGCAAAGCCTTAGGCAGAATTGTTTTTGCCGATGATCAAGCCCGTAAACAATTGGAAAAGATTCTTCACCCCCGGGTCAGAGTTGCCATGGAAAAACAACAAAAGGCACTGGAACAGGCAGGGGAGAGGATCTGTGTCTGGGATGTTCCCTTGCTTTTCGAGGCAGGGTATGGGTCACAGATGGACGAGTTATGGGTGGTTTGGGTACCGCTGGATATTCAAAAACAACGGGTCATGGAACGGGATGCCTTAAATGCAGAAGAAGTGGCATTGCGCATCCAAGCCCAATATTCATTGGGCGAGAAACGCAATAAAGCAGATGTAGTTATAGATAATTCTGGAAAATGGGAAGAAACAGTAGTACAATTAAGGAAAGAAATGGAAAGAATAAATAGGGAGCAAGGACTATAGAATGAAGCAATGGGTCAGAATAGGTCTTGCAATAGGTCTAACTTAGGTCTATCGTTCTATTCCGTAATATGAGCCTCTCAAAGTATAATATGTCCTATGTTAAGTCCAGCCATGGACTGAAGCCTTGTTCAAACCTTAGAATGCTTTAAGACTTAAATACTGATGAAATCAAGGAGTACCCATGAAAAAGAAAGGGTTCACAGTGCGGCGCAAGAAAAAAAGATCAGGCTTTTTGTTTACCCTGGTCTTATGTGTGATTGCTTTTACATTCTTGTTCTCGTCTCCCCCCATTAAGAAAGTAATCTATCCTTATCCGTATAAATCTCTTATCGAGCATTATGCGGAGCAATATCATGTGGACCCTTTGCTGGTTATCTCGGTCATTCGCGCTGAGAGTAAATTCCTGCCCTATTCCCAATCCCATAAGGGCGCCCTGGGGCTTATGCAGCTGATGCCGGATACAGCCGACTGGATTGCCGAGACCTTAGGGGATGGAGCCTTCGACCAAAGCGAGCTGAGAGAGCCGGAAAAGAATATTCAGTACGGAACCTGGTACATAGCCAGCCTGCAGAAGGAATTCCAGGATATCGAGCTGGTCCTGGCCGCCTATAATGGGGGAAGAGGTCATGTTAATGAGTGGATCCGCACAGAGCAGCTCAAGGTGGATGACTTGAATACGGAGGATATTCCTTTCCGGGAGACCAGGGAATATGTGCAGCGGGTTATGGATAACTACGAAAAGTATCAGGATCTTTATGGTGAAAAACCACGCCTCAAATGAAGCGTGGTTTTTTGCTGGATGAGAAGTCCTAATCCACCTTATCAATTATTTTCTGCTTAAGTTCTTCCTGCTCCGATTTTTCAAAATTGACAACGGCAAAGCCGATCATGATTAATATCATCAGCATAACCCCGACACCGACAACAAGATAAATCATCGTGAACCACTTGCTCAGATCAGCTTGGGGAACAAAACCTGTAGAGACACTGGTGGGAATGAGACTGACAAAAGCAAAATAAAAAGAATCCAGCAAGGACCATCCTTCGACTTGTTTATAGAAAAGAGTACCGGAAAGCAAAATCAATGCCAAGGATACCAGTAAAGATTTAAAGGCTTTTTCCTTCATTATGCGATAAACAGCGGATAGTAATCGTTTTAAGGTCAGAATAAAAGAAATCATGGTGTTTCTCCCTTTTCTCAAGTTTAGTGATAGCTTCAATGGTTAAATACAGTAAAACAAATTTTATCATAAAAGATTAATCCGATACAATTAAAATTTTTATGGTTGGTGCTTATCGTCTTTGCCGATACTAACTATTGTCAAAGGTTGGTTTTAAATAATCTTAAAATTGGTCTTGCTGAGAGAAAAGGGATTCCGATAGTTTCTGGAGAATATGAAAGGATAACAAAGGAGGTTATAGAAGATGAGTGAAGGATTTCAATTAAAATCTCGTTATCAACTGGCTATTGTCGGGTGCGGTCCCGCCGGGATGTCTGCCGCCTTAAATGCCAAAATTCGAAATAAAGACTTTATTCTTTTGGGAAGTGACTTTTGCAGTCCCAAATTAGCTAAAGCTCCCCAGATTGATAATTACCTGGGTTTTCATGAAATCAAAGGGGAGGACTTGCGGCAGAATTTCCTAAACCACGTAAAAGCCATGGGCATTGAGGTTGTACCTTGGAAAGTTCTCAATATTTATCCCGGACCGCCTTTCACCCTGGTGGGCAATAATGAATCCTTTGAAGCCGATGCGGTGATTTTGGCCACAGGGGTATCGCCTACCAAGCTTCTTCCCGGGGAGACAGAGCTTCTGGGCAGGGGAGTGGGCTATTGTGCCACTTGCGACGGACCTTTGTACAAAGGGAAAAAGGTGGCCATTGTTTCCTACAGCCACGAAGGAGAAGCCGAAGCCAATTTCATGGCTGAGATCTGCGCTGAAGTCTATTATCTGCCTTTCTACAAAGAGGTAGGGCAGCTTGATTCCAGAATCATTCAAAAAAAAGCCAGGGTTAAGGAGATTTCCGGCACTCAAAAGGTAGAAAAGCTGGTCTTGGATAACGAAGAGATCTCAGTAGACGGTGTCTTCGTGCTCCGGGAAAGCCTGCCGGCGGAGCAGATCGTTCCGGGCTTGGAAATGGACAAAGGCGCCATCAAGGTGAACCGGGAGCTGGAGACCGGTATTCCGGGACTCTTCGCCGCCGGAGACTGCTCCGGACAACCCTATCAGCTGAACAAAGCGGTAGGGGAAGGAGGAACGGCGGCTCTTAGTGCCATTAAATATCTGGATGAGATGAAAAAAGGATAGACCGGGAGCGAAATATCTCTCTCATAAGTAAAGGCCCGCCCCAATATGAATAAACCTTCGTATTAGGGGCGGCCTTTTAGCTATAAATCTGTTGTTTTTTACCTTGTCAGGAAACGTGCTTAGCTCCAAAAACTGAAGATCAAAAGCGCTTCGTCCGAGAGGTTATACCTGTTATACTGAAGATGAAATATAGGGCCCTTGGGGCTATTGGCTAAAATAGATAACTCAGGGGGGATAGCTCAGTGTATAAAGCTTTATTCTTTGATGTGGATGATACCCTGCTGAATTTCGAACAGTGTAGCAGGGAAGCACTGGGCAAGACATTCCGTCATTTCAGTATGGACTACGATGACACCGTTTACGAGCTGTTCCGCAGCATAGACCAGCGATTATGGCTTCAGCAAAAGCAAGGCGAACTTACCGTTCAGGATGTCATCAATCTTAGATTTCAAGAATTATTTAAACAGCTCCAGCTTGGGTGTTCTCATATCCCTTTGCAGACGATGTTCCAGGAGAGATTGGCGGAAGAGTTTTTCACTGAACCCCATGCGGCAGAATCCCTGGGCTATTTAAGCGCTCGCTACCAACTCTTTGTGACCTCCAACGGTATTTTGAAAACCCAGTTGAAGCGTCTGGAGTTAGCCGGCTTATTGCCGTATTTTACAGATGTATTTGTCTCTGACCATATCGGCCATGAAAAGCCCAGTGTCCGGTTTTTTGAGGAGTGCTTGCAAAGAAGCAGGTTGAAGCCCAGCGAGGTGCTGCTCATCGGCGATAGCCTTGAAGCGGATATGGTCGGGGCCCAAACCAGCAAGATGGACTCTTGCTGGTATAATCCCAAGCATAGGAACACGGATTCTGATGTTGAGATTGATTATATTATTTCAGATTTGCTGCAGCTTAAAGACATACTGCAATAAATAGTATGGCAATAATGCTGTCCGGAACAACCCGGAATGGCCCTTGACTAAGGGCAGTAAAAATGGGGATGAACACGTGCTCCGATATATCTTCACAGTCAGGAAATTTTTTGATGATAGGTGATGGTTATGGAAGGTGAAAAAGTAGCGATTGTCACAGGCGGCAGTTCCGGAATGGGATTGGCCATTGCCAGGAGGCTGAAAGAGGCGGGGATAGAGGTCATTATCTTTGATATTCAAAAGCCGCCGGAGGAGTTTCCCTTCTATCATGTTGATATTCGTGATGATGGCCAGATTAAGTCAGCACTATCCCATATCTCTCAACTGGATATTTTAGTGAATAATGCCGGGATCTATTTTGAGAGATATTTGGAGGATACCACTAATGAAGAAATAGACAACATGGTGGATATCAATATTAAAGGAACGTATCTGATGACACGCAATGCTCTTGCTAAAATCAAAGAAAGACAAGGCTCGGTCATTATCATCGCTTCGTGTTTGGGACTTGTGCCCGAATTAACATCTCCTCTGTACTGCACCACAAAAGCGGGACTTATTATGTTGACAAAATGCCTTGCCCAGCAATATGCAGATTGCGGAGTGCGGGTTAATTGCATATTGCCGGGGCCAATCAATACCCCTCTCCTTCAAAAGAGTTTTCCCGATGAAGCAACCGCTGCCCGCTGCGCGGAGCGTGTGCCTTTAAAGCGGATTGGGGAACCGGAGGATATTGCCAACATGGTGGCTTTTCTTGTGAGCGGGGAGGCCGGGTATATAACAGGCGGTGCTTTTCCCGTTGACGGAGGAGTATCCTCGTCAAGCTTATATTCGAAATAAATTTAAATTACCAACCGATTGGT is a window encoding:
- a CDS encoding lytic transglycosylase domain-containing protein, whose amino-acid sequence is MKKKGFTVRRKKKRSGFLFTLVLCVIAFTFLFSSPPIKKVIYPYPYKSLIEHYAEQYHVDPLLVISVIRAESKFLPYSQSHKGALGLMQLMPDTADWIAETLGDGAFDQSELREPEKNIQYGTWYIASLQKEFQDIELVLAAYNGGRGHVNEWIRTEQLKVDDLNTEDIPFRETREYVQRVMDNYEKYQDLYGEKPRLK
- a CDS encoding potassium channel family protein — protein: MISFILTLKRLLSAVYRIMKEKAFKSLLVSLALILLSGTLFYKQVEGWSLLDSFYFAFVSLIPTSVSTGFVPQADLSKWFTMIYLVVGVGVMLMILIMIGFAVVNFEKSEQEELKQKIIDKVD
- a CDS encoding NAD(P)/FAD-dependent oxidoreductase, whose translation is MSEGFQLKSRYQLAIVGCGPAGMSAALNAKIRNKDFILLGSDFCSPKLAKAPQIDNYLGFHEIKGEDLRQNFLNHVKAMGIEVVPWKVLNIYPGPPFTLVGNNESFEADAVILATGVSPTKLLPGETELLGRGVGYCATCDGPLYKGKKVAIVSYSHEGEAEANFMAEICAEVYYLPFYKEVGQLDSRIIQKKARVKEISGTQKVEKLVLDNEEISVDGVFVLRESLPAEQIVPGLEMDKGAIKVNRELETGIPGLFAAGDCSGQPYQLNKAVGEGGTAALSAIKYLDEMKKG
- a CDS encoding YjjG family noncanonical pyrimidine nucleotidase, translating into MYKALFFDVDDTLLNFEQCSREALGKTFRHFSMDYDDTVYELFRSIDQRLWLQQKQGELTVQDVINLRFQELFKQLQLGCSHIPLQTMFQERLAEEFFTEPHAAESLGYLSARYQLFVTSNGILKTQLKRLELAGLLPYFTDVFVSDHIGHEKPSVRFFEECLQRSRLKPSEVLLIGDSLEADMVGAQTSKMDSCWYNPKHRNTDSDVEIDYIISDLLQLKDILQ
- a CDS encoding SDR family NAD(P)-dependent oxidoreductase, whose protein sequence is MEGEKVAIVTGGSSGMGLAIARRLKEAGIEVIIFDIQKPPEEFPFYHVDIRDDGQIKSALSHISQLDILVNNAGIYFERYLEDTTNEEIDNMVDINIKGTYLMTRNALAKIKERQGSVIIIASCLGLVPELTSPLYCTTKAGLIMLTKCLAQQYADCGVRVNCILPGPINTPLLQKSFPDEATAARCAERVPLKRIGEPEDIANMVAFLVSGEAGYITGGAFPVDGGVSSSSLYSK